The window CCAAACCTTGGGCATCGTCATCGGCTCGCTGATCGTGGTCGTCTACTGCATGATCGGCGGTTTCATCACGGTGGTGGCCACCGATGTCTTTCAAGCGCTGCTGATGATCATTTCATTGATTGTTATGCCGATTATTCTCCTATACCTTATTTCAATAAATCACATCGATATTGCCGCTGGCCTCCAGAAGGCCGGAGCGACTTATCTTTCCGCCACCGGAGGAAAAACAGGAATGGGAGCCTTCCTGCTGATCCTGAGCGGCATGAGCTGGGCGCTTGGGTATACAGGGCAGCCGCAGCTCCTGACGAGGATGATGGTCATAAGGAGTGAGCGGGATTACAGAAAAGCCAAATGGGTCGCAGGGACCTGGACCTTTTTCGCATATGCCGGAGCATTGCTGGTCGGATTCATGGGAATTGTTTTTGTCAAGGAAGGATGGGTCGGTGCCGGTGCGGTGGCCCGGCTGGCTGCCGACAAAGGCCATGAACTGATATTCCCGGTCTTGGTGAATGCCTTCATGCCGACGGTGATCGCAGGATTCCTGTTATCGGGGGCGATTTCTGCAATGATGTCCACAGCATCTTCCGAGATCATCTTATGTTCTTCGGCAATAACCGAAGATATATATGGTAATTATACAAAGAAAAAAATGGCTCAAAAAAAAGAACTCTGGTTCAACAGAGTTATTACCTTGCTTGTTGGCCTGGTCGCATTTTTCCTTGCCTTGCATCCAAGTGATTCCATTTTCAAGATGGTGTCCTATGCCTGGTCGGGAATAGGTTCGTCATTCGGCCCGGCAATCCTGCTGGTTCTTTTCTGGAAAAAGGTTTCCCGGGCAGGCGTGATCGCCTCATTGCTTTCCGGAACGATTGGAACGATCATCTGGAAAGCATTCTTTGAAAAACCTACCGCAATATCAGAACGCCTAACCAGTTTCGTTTTTGCTTTTACCATGGCCGTCCTATTTTCATTGCTGATTCCCGAGAAAAAATCAATAGTGAAAAATTAGTAACTTAAAGCAAATTAACTTGGTGAAAAAACAAAATAATTTGCTTTCTAAGTTACTTATCCTGCGCAGCAGGGTTAAGCGATCATCAACGAACAGGCAAAAAAAGCAGGCCCCTGATCGTCAGCAGCCAGCTGTTCACCATCTGGCTTGAAAATCGCCGGGATTTGCGCTATAAATCAACTTGGAAAGGCAAATGCTCATGAAAAGGAACCGGCTTCTTCTGTTGGCGCTGCCGCTGTGGCTGCTGGCCGTCGCCCGTTTCTCGCTCCCGGCGCTCGACCCAAACCTGGGATTGAACGAATACGCGATTGAGCGTTACTCCACCGAGAACGGCTTGCCGCAAAGTTCGGTCCTGGCCATGGCACAAACCCGCGACGGCTATCTTTGGCTGGGCACCTACGAGGGGCTGGCCCGCTTCGACGGGCTGACCTTCACCGTTTTCGACAAGAGCAACACGCCGGGAATGGAGAGCAACGGCATCAAGGCCTTGGCCGAAGACAACGAAGGCCGGCTCTGGATCGGGACGACGGCCGGCTTGCTGCGCTACGCCGCCGGCCGTTTCCAGCGCTTCGACGAGCGCCAGGGGCTGTCTTCCCAGTTCATCATGTGCCTGTTCCTGGACAGCTCCAACACCATGTGGGTCGGCACCACCAACGGGCTGTACCGCTGCCGCCATGACCGCTTCCAGGCGCTGACCACCGCCCGGGGGCTCTCCGCCAACTACATCACCGCCCTGGCCGACGACGGCGAAGGCGGCATCTGGATCGGTACCGGCCAGGGGCTGAACCACTTCCAGGACGGGAAGATACAGGTCTATGCCGCCAGCAACGGGCTCCCCCATGCCGACATCCGCGCCCTGCATCTCGACGCGCGCGGCACGCTGTGGATCGGCACCAGCGGCGGCGGCCTGATCCGCTTCCGCGCCGGCCGCTTCGAACCGCTGCACGAAAAGCTACTCTCCGCCGACATTCGCGCCATCTTCCATGACCGCCATGGAGTCGCCTGGATCGGCACCAACGAGGAGCCGCTCATCCGCATCAAGGATGGCGAGGTCGCCATCATGGACCAGTCCCTGGGCGGCGTGTCGTCGACGCGCTCCATCCTGGAGGACCATGAAGGCAGTCTGTGGGTCGGCACCCGCGACGGCCTCCTGCAGCTGAAGGACGACAAGTTTATCCTCTACGGGGCACGCAACGGTTTGCCGGTGGACCCGGTGCGGGCAGTGTTCGAGGACCGCCAGGGCGCCATCTGGGTCGGCACGGTCGGCGGCGGCCTGGTCCGGCACCAGGGAACGGAGTGGCGGGT of the Candidatus Aminicenantes bacterium genome contains:
- a CDS encoding sodium/proline symporter, with the translated sequence MDAHRLLDSQYRFLHHTLKTRPGAKYSIPEVIYATTGYPHLAGIVIPYRQTHGIFCQLFIIFRGYAIGLARRKIRHVNHFCSVPRHPDGHYSLYGKNVKKFIRFYFRRKKDRRCRSCPLIGIQAIWFALGCVIGIIFIWFVMGNRLRKESEATGARTITSMISRKFPGAEKAIGTISSLIIIFFLLFYITAQFYGGGKVLFDTFGINQTLGIVIGSLIVVVYCMIGGFITVVATDVFQALLMIISLIVMPIILLYLISINHIDIAAGLQKAGATYLSATGGKTGMGAFLLILSGMSWALGYTGQPQLLTRMMVIRSERDYRKAKWVAGTWTFFAYAGALLVGFMGIVFVKEGWVGAGAVARLAADKGHELIFPVLVNAFMPTVIAGFLLSGAISAMMSTASSEIILCSSAITEDIYGNYTKKKMAQKKELWFNRVITLLVGLVAFFLALHPSDSIFKMVSYAWSGIGSSFGPAILLVLFWKKVSRAGVIASLLSGTIGTIIWKAFFEKPTAISERLTSFVFAFTMAVLFSLLIPEKKSIVKN